A genomic stretch from Flavobacterium sp. KS-LB2 includes:
- a CDS encoding helix-turn-helix domain-containing protein produces MGNTNIEWVAMSDTAIVSKIGAFIKQERLKSNKTQAQLAEAAGINRSTLSQIENGEAITMLSLIQIMRALNILQLLEGFTIQHEVSPLELAKQDKQIRQRARNSDSDNTNKSDW; encoded by the coding sequence ATGGGAAATACCAACATAGAATGGGTTGCAATGAGTGATACTGCTATCGTGAGTAAGATTGGCGCATTCATAAAACAAGAGCGATTAAAGAGTAATAAAACTCAAGCGCAATTGGCAGAAGCAGCTGGTATCAATCGTTCGACATTAAGCCAAATTGAAAATGGTGAGGCCATCACAATGCTGTCACTTATTCAAATTATGAGAGCTTTAAATATTTTACAGCTCTTAGAAGGGTTTACTATACAACACGAAGTGAGTCCACTAGAATTGGCTAAACAAGACAAACAAATTAGGCAGCGTGCGAGAAATAGTGATAGCGATAACACCAATAAATCCGACTGGTAA
- a CDS encoding DMT family transporter — protein MLFLILSIICSVTVGALFKVARKYTINHTQIVAWNYVFAILLCYFTFTPDISKIDASAPWWLYITIGILLPSIFLFLAASIKHMGIVKTDAAQRLSLFIPILAAWLLFNEQFSMLKIVALILAVPALLLILTKNTENTKNKWGYPAVVLIGFGVIDILFKKMANYTSLPYTTSLFVLFGIAMTIMIAVVAFAVVLKKVVLKTSNIIFGALVGIFNFGNILFYLKAHQEFSKSPSTVFAGMNMGVIIIGSLVGVLIFKEKLSKMNFIGLFLALIAIVLIVLSQQ, from the coding sequence ATGTTATTCCTAATCTTAAGTATTATTTGCAGTGTAACCGTGGGTGCACTATTTAAAGTTGCACGTAAATATACCATCAACCATACCCAAATAGTTGCTTGGAATTATGTATTTGCAATACTACTTTGCTATTTCACCTTCACACCAGATATCAGTAAAATAGATGCAAGCGCGCCTTGGTGGCTATATATCACAATTGGGATTTTATTACCATCTATATTTCTTTTTTTGGCTGCATCCATCAAGCACATGGGAATTGTAAAAACTGACGCCGCCCAACGGCTCTCCTTGTTTATCCCTATCCTAGCAGCTTGGCTACTTTTTAACGAACAATTCAGTATGTTGAAAATAGTAGCTCTCATATTGGCAGTACCAGCGTTGTTGCTTATTCTAACTAAAAATACCGAAAACACCAAAAACAAATGGGGATATCCAGCTGTAGTATTGATTGGGTTTGGAGTTATAGACATTCTCTTTAAAAAAATGGCCAATTATACTAGTTTGCCTTATACTACTTCTTTATTTGTACTATTTGGAATCGCCATGACGATCATGATTGCAGTTGTTGCTTTTGCAGTTGTTCTGAAAAAAGTCGTCTTGAAAACGAGTAATATCATTTTTGGAGCTTTAGTGGGTATTTTCAACTTTGGGAATATTCTGTTCTATCTCAAAGCACATCAGGAGTTTTCGAAAAGTCCTTCTACTGTATTTGCAGGCATGAATATGGGTGTAATCATCATTGGCAGTCTGGTGGGCGTTCTAATTTTTAAAGAAAAACTAAGCAAAATGAATTTTATAGGGTTGTTTTTAGCTTTAATAGCAATCGTTTTAATTGTGCTCTCACAGCAGTAA
- a CDS encoding amino acid permease: MALNGLFRKKTVQDILKQVEKNNTDGHNALGKHLTARDLTAFGIAAIVGAGIFSTIGKASADGGPAVIFLFLFTAVACSFAAFAYAEFASMVPVSGSAYTYSYVAFGEIIAWIIGWALIMEYSVGNITVAISWSDYFTGLLESGGLHLPQWVQMDFLSASRGFDDATALMQGGKEYANLSPALQDAYTAWTTSPVIGSFHFVADLPALLIIVLITALIYRGMKESRNASNIMVVVKLCIVLLVIAVGVFYVDTANWDPFAPNGVTGVLKGVSAVFFAYIGFDAISTTAEECKDPQRDLPRGMMWAIIICTILYIAIALVLTGMVSYDQLNVGDPLAFVFEKLDLKWMSGIIAVSAVVAMASVLLVFQMGQPRIWMSMSRDGLLPKRFSKVHPKYKTPSYATIVTGFVVAVPALFLNLTLVTDLCSIGTLFAFVLVCAGVLALQNKTDIPRGKFKTPYVNSKFIMPVLLIIGLVFAFGYNKKATMDFITNETQINNSADIITSLNKEETQKVYDYLVSIDAKNSTTDTPDLENLLSQYQQDDAKYAAVIAGLPIADAIKYESGFGLFKHKIPMWIFLITLIGLAVWSYKENLSLIPLLGLICCLYMMAELSVWNWIYFGVWLLIGLVIYFSFSRKNSKLNSIEI; the protein is encoded by the coding sequence ATGGCGTTAAACGGTTTATTCAGAAAAAAGACAGTACAGGATATTTTAAAACAAGTTGAGAAAAATAATACCGATGGGCATAATGCTTTAGGTAAACATTTGACTGCGCGTGATTTGACTGCTTTTGGAATCGCTGCCATTGTTGGAGCCGGTATTTTTAGTACTATCGGAAAAGCAAGTGCTGATGGAGGTCCTGCAGTTATCTTTCTTTTCTTGTTTACTGCCGTAGCATGTAGTTTTGCGGCCTTTGCTTATGCTGAATTTGCCTCTATGGTTCCCGTATCTGGAAGTGCTTATACCTATTCGTACGTAGCATTTGGTGAAATTATTGCTTGGATTATTGGTTGGGCTTTGATTATGGAATACTCAGTAGGTAATATAACGGTTGCTATATCGTGGAGTGATTATTTTACGGGTTTACTAGAAAGTGGAGGGCTTCATTTGCCACAATGGGTTCAGATGGATTTCTTGTCCGCTTCCAGAGGTTTTGATGACGCCACAGCACTAATGCAAGGCGGAAAAGAATATGCTAACTTAAGTCCAGCTTTGCAAGATGCTTATACGGCTTGGACAACTTCACCTGTTATTGGTTCGTTTCATTTCGTGGCCGATCTTCCGGCATTATTAATTATTGTTTTAATCACCGCATTAATTTACCGCGGGATGAAGGAGTCTCGAAATGCGAGTAATATCATGGTGGTTGTCAAATTATGCATCGTTCTTTTAGTAATTGCTGTTGGTGTATTTTATGTAGATACTGCTAACTGGGATCCTTTTGCACCTAATGGAGTAACGGGGGTTTTGAAAGGAGTTTCAGCGGTATTTTTTGCTTATATCGGTTTTGATGCTATTTCAACTACAGCGGAAGAATGTAAAGATCCACAACGTGATTTGCCAAGAGGAATGATGTGGGCTATTATTATATGTACTATTTTATACATTGCAATAGCGTTAGTGTTAACAGGAATGGTTAGTTATGACCAATTGAATGTAGGTGATCCATTAGCATTTGTATTTGAAAAATTAGACTTGAAATGGATGTCGGGAATTATTGCAGTTAGTGCCGTAGTGGCTATGGCAAGTGTTTTATTAGTTTTCCAAATGGGACAACCGCGTATTTGGATGAGTATGAGTCGTGATGGTTTGTTGCCAAAACGTTTCTCTAAAGTGCATCCAAAATATAAAACGCCTTCATACGCTACTATTGTAACAGGTTTTGTGGTAGCAGTACCCGCTTTATTTTTGAACTTAACATTAGTGACTGACTTGTGTAGTATTGGAACTTTATTTGCTTTTGTATTGGTTTGTGCTGGAGTTTTGGCTTTACAAAATAAGACTGATATTCCAAGAGGAAAGTTCAAAACTCCGTATGTGAATTCAAAATTTATTATGCCGGTTTTGCTTATTATCGGACTAGTTTTTGCTTTTGGATACAACAAGAAAGCGACTATGGATTTCATTACCAATGAAACTCAAATCAATAATTCGGCTGATATAATCACATCGTTAAACAAAGAAGAAACTCAAAAAGTATACGATTATTTAGTATCGATTGATGCTAAAAACAGTACAACTGATACACCGGATTTAGAAAATTTGTTAAGTCAATACCAACAAGATGATGCAAAATACGCTGCAGTAATTGCTGGCTTGCCAATTGCAGATGCTATAAAATACGAAAGTGGTTTTGGATTGTTCAAGCATAAAATTCCAATGTGGATTTTCTTAATAACGCTGATTGGTTTAGCAGTTTGGTCTTACAAAGAAAATTTATCTTTAATTCCATTATTAGGCTTGATTTGTTGTTTATACATGATGGCAGAATTGAGTGTTTGGAACTGGATTTATTTTGGAGTTTGGTTATTGATAGGTTTAGTAATCTATTTTAGCTTTAGCCGAAAAAACAGTAAGCTGAATAGTATAGAAATTTAA
- a CDS encoding type II toxin-antitoxin system HipA family toxin, whose protein sequence is MITTAFVKIWGETVGAVAWNAETGLASFEYDPKFINTKTDLAPLKMPIVNSMKRIFSFPELRDVKTFKGLPGLLADVLPDDYGNQLINTWLAQNGRPENSMNPVELLCFIGTRGMGALEFEPSQLKITKRAFDIEVDNLIHISQKMLSKRDRFETNLSEDEQQAMLDILKIGTSAGGARPKAIIAYNEKTGQVKSGQTSAPKGFEHWLLKLDTVSDVQFGESTGFGRIEMAYYLMAKACEIDMMECRLLEEKGRAHFMTKRFDREGGEQKHHIQTLCAMQHYDFSQITSFSYEQIFQTMRLLRLPYPEAEQMYRRMVFNVIARNCDDHTKNFAFRLKKEGNWELAPAYDICFAYRPGSDWVSQHNLSINGKRKDITKADLLIVAKSMNIKKAEAIIQKISDSVTNWQEYAALAKVDAKLKEKIGNAHLIL, encoded by the coding sequence ATGATTACAACTGCTTTTGTAAAAATATGGGGAGAAACGGTAGGAGCTGTTGCGTGGAATGCGGAAACAGGTTTGGCAAGTTTTGAGTATGATCCAAAATTTATAAATACCAAAACCGATTTGGCACCTCTAAAAATGCCGATAGTCAATAGCATGAAACGTATTTTTTCGTTTCCAGAATTACGAGACGTAAAAACATTTAAAGGATTGCCCGGATTATTAGCGGATGTATTACCAGATGATTATGGAAATCAATTAATCAATACCTGGCTAGCACAAAATGGTCGTCCAGAAAATAGTATGAACCCTGTTGAACTCTTGTGTTTTATAGGAACACGTGGAATGGGCGCTTTAGAATTTGAACCTTCACAACTTAAAATCACCAAAAGAGCATTTGATATTGAAGTTGATAATTTGATTCACATTTCTCAAAAAATGCTATCCAAGAGGGATCGTTTTGAAACCAACCTGAGTGAAGATGAACAACAAGCCATGTTGGATATTCTTAAAATAGGAACTTCGGCTGGTGGTGCTCGACCAAAAGCTATTATTGCCTATAACGAAAAAACAGGTCAGGTCAAATCTGGACAGACTAGTGCTCCAAAAGGTTTTGAGCATTGGTTACTAAAGTTAGATACGGTTAGCGATGTGCAATTTGGCGAAAGCACAGGCTTTGGCAGAATTGAAATGGCATATTACCTAATGGCAAAAGCTTGTGAAATTGATATGATGGAGTGTAGATTACTGGAGGAAAAGGGCAGAGCACATTTCATGACGAAGCGCTTTGACCGTGAGGGTGGCGAACAAAAACACCACATACAAACGTTGTGTGCCATGCAGCATTATGATTTTAGCCAAATTACCAGTTTTAGCTACGAACAAATTTTTCAAACCATGCGTTTGTTACGATTACCCTATCCTGAGGCAGAGCAAATGTATAGAAGAATGGTGTTTAATGTAATCGCTAGAAATTGTGATGATCATACCAAAAACTTTGCTTTCAGACTAAAAAAAGAAGGGAATTGGGAATTAGCACCAGCTTATGATATTTGTTTTGCTTATCGCCCAGGAAGTGATTGGGTAAGTCAACACAACCTAAGCATCAACGGAAAAAGAAAAGACATTACTAAAGCGGATCTTTTAATCGTTGCAAAGAGCATGAATATTAAAAAAGCTGAAGCGATAATTCAAAAAATTAGTGATTCCGTTACAAACTGGCAGGAATATGCAGCATTAGCTAAAGTGGATGCTAAATTGAAAGAAAAAATAGGCAACGCTCATTTAATTTTATAA